Proteins co-encoded in one Corylus avellana chromosome ca9, CavTom2PMs-1.0 genomic window:
- the LOC132192338 gene encoding PR5-like receptor kinase isoform X1: MGRRLLLSGTALIILLTISSLAEVRAASFKIVNNCRRTIWPALQATGGTGQLPTTGFALKSGESKNISILKPWNGRIWGRTHCGQDSSGNFTCLTGDCGSGALECGGLGYQPPTTMAEFGLNATAGLDFYDVSVVDGFNLPMLVVPKVTSGERACGTTGCLVDLNGACPKVLSVQRGDGREGVVACRNGLELREVLALLDLSMAAKYRWSLYSRFFRSACPRAYTDPYEDRTATLTCASADYIITFCPSPNTGKTTE, from the coding sequence AGGTCCGCGCTGCTTCCTTCAAGATAGTCAATAACTGCCGGCGCACGATATGGCCGGCTTTGCAAGCCACAGGCGGGACGGGACAGCTCCCCACCACCGGGTTCGCTCTCAAGAGCGGCGAATCCAAGAACATATCCATTCTCAAGCCCTGGAATGGTCGGATATGGGGTCGGACCCACTGTGGCCAAGACTCTAGTGGAAATTTCACGTGCCTGACCGGCGACTGTGGGTCCGGGGCTCTGGAGTGCGGCGGGCTTGGGTACCAGCCACCCACCACAATGGCAGAGTTCGGGCTAAACGCCACCGCAGGGTTGGACTTCTACGACGTGAGCGTGGTCGACGGGTTCAACCTCCCGATGCTCGTCGTGCCCAAAGTTACGAGCGGTGAACGTGCATGCGGCACTACCGGGTGCTTGGTGGACTTGAACGGCGCGTGCCCCAAGGTGCTCAGCGTGCAGCGTGGGGATGGGAGGGAAGGTGTGGTCGCTTGCAGGAATGGATTGGAGCTCCGGGAGGTCCTGGCGCTCCTTGACCTCAGCATGGCGGCCAAATATAGGTGGTCGTTGTACTCGCGGTTTTTCAGGTCTGCTTGCCCACGCGCGTATACTGACCCGTACGAAGATAGGACTGCCACATTGACGTGTGCCTCCGCCGACTACATTATCACATTCTGCCCCTCCCCTAATACTGGTAAAACTACCGAATAA